One window of Catonella massiliensis genomic DNA carries:
- the upp gene encoding uracil phosphoribosyltransferase, whose translation MSKVIVMDHPLIQHKIGIMRVKDTSTKEFRDLVSEIAMLICYEATRDLHLADKLIETPLEKTIAKEIAGKKLCIVPILRAGLHMADGILNLIPNAKVGHIGMYRNEETLEPVEYFCKLPKDADERDIFVVDPMLATGGSAIAAINRLKARGIKSIRFLCLIAAPEGVEALSKAHPDIDIYIGAVDRQLNENGYILPGLGDAGDRIYGTK comes from the coding sequence ATGTCAAAAGTAATAGTAATGGATCACCCGTTAATTCAGCATAAAATCGGTATTATGCGTGTCAAGGATACATCAACTAAAGAATTCCGTGACTTAGTTTCAGAAATAGCGATGCTCATTTGCTACGAGGCAACCAGAGATCTTCATCTTGCCGATAAGCTGATAGAGACGCCTTTAGAGAAGACAATAGCTAAGGAAATTGCAGGAAAGAAGCTTTGTATTGTACCTATTCTTCGTGCAGGACTTCATATGGCTGATGGTATTCTTAATCTCATACCTAACGCAAAAGTAGGACATATAGGTATGTATAGGAACGAAGAAACCTTAGAGCCTGTGGAATATTTCTGCAAGCTTCCTAAGGATGCTGATGAAAGAGATATTTTTGTAGTCGATCCAATGCTTGCTACGGGTGGTTCTGCAATAGCTGCAATCAACCGTCTCAAAGCAAGAGGAATAAAGAGTATTCGTTTCCTCTGCCTCATAGCTGCGCCTGAGGGTGTTGAGGCTCTTAGCAAAGCTCACCCTGATATAGATATTTACATTGGTGCAGTCGATAGACAGCTAAACGAAAATGGATATATTCTTCCGGGTCTCGGAGATGCCGGAGATAGAATCTATGGAACTAAGTAA
- a CDS encoding rhodanese-like domain-containing protein, with protein MEKTKIIALVAALSLTLGTTGAITGCGSKSDSTIKTSTASTASAVAYQYIPAADVLKVTDSHILDVREEENYKKGAVEGSEWQPIFPLDDTSLESAMKEYATSKLNDGKNIYIVCNSGKRGAEKTTGILIEAGIDKSKIFTVEGGAKALAEIDGALKPVQ; from the coding sequence ATGGAAAAAACAAAGATTATCGCATTGGTAGCTGCACTTTCACTTACACTTGGTACCACAGGTGCAATAACAGGTTGTGGAAGCAAAAGCGATAGCACAATTAAGACTTCCACTGCAAGTACTGCTTCTGCTGTGGCATATCAGTATATTCCTGCTGCTGATGTATTAAAGGTAACAGACAGCCACATCCTTGATGTAAGAGAAGAAGAGAACTACAAGAAGGGTGCTGTTGAAGGTTCAGAGTGGCAGCCAATCTTCCCTCTTGATGATACTTCTCTTGAGTCAGCTATGAAGGAGTACGCTACTTCTAAGCTCAATGATGGAAAGAACATCTACATCGTATGTAACTCAGGTAAGAGAGGCGCTGAAAAGACAACCGGTATCTTAATTGAAGCCGGAATCGATAAGAGCAAGATTTTTACTGTGGAGGGTGGAGCTAAGGCTCTTGCTGAAATTGATGGAGCTCTTAAGCCTGTACAGTAA